One Rhizobiales bacterium GAS188 DNA window includes the following coding sequences:
- a CDS encoding Acetyltransferase (GNAT) family protein, whose product MSEIKVAPLNASPQIREALREILVEVVANGGSVSFMHPLALEAADTFWEGALAAAARGERVVLGAFDDESLVGTVTLLLDCPPNQPHRAEIAKLMTRMSHRGRGVAKALMRAAERLAVEQARTLLVLDTATEGGAAALYERLGFTLAGEIPDYALKPHGGLTGTMIYWKRPGQEP is encoded by the coding sequence ATGTCGGAGATCAAAGTCGCACCCTTGAACGCCTCCCCGCAGATTCGCGAGGCGCTGCGCGAGATCCTCGTCGAGGTGGTGGCGAATGGCGGCTCGGTGAGTTTCATGCACCCGCTGGCGCTCGAGGCGGCCGACACCTTCTGGGAAGGTGCGCTCGCTGCCGCTGCCCGGGGCGAACGGGTCGTGCTGGGCGCCTTTGACGATGAGAGCTTGGTCGGGACTGTGACGCTGCTGCTCGATTGTCCGCCCAACCAGCCGCACCGGGCCGAGATCGCGAAGCTGATGACCCGCATGAGCCATCGGGGTCGCGGCGTGGCGAAGGCGCTGATGCGGGCTGCCGAGCGCCTAGCCGTCGAGCAGGCGCGAACCCTCCTGGTGCTCGACACCGCGACCGAGGGCGGCGCCGCCGCGCTCTATGAGAGGTTGGGGTTCACATTGGCCGGAGAGATTCCGGACTATGCGCTAAAGCCCCATGGAGGGCTGACGGGGACCATGATCTATTGGAAACGGCCGGGACAGGAACCGTAG
- a CDS encoding cytochrome b561: MQHVSRYHPLLVTLHWLLALLIIAALAIGFFGLAATPNSDPGKVDVLRLHMAGGMLILALMVIRFIVRMRTARPARATTGHRSLDRIAPISHYGFYVLVGLMVGTGYTTGILAGLPEIVFGRSGAPLPQSFMIYPTFVAHVYIAAFLVGFIILHVLAAFYHQFVRKDGLFRRMFFGPRVSDPAAPAE; the protein is encoded by the coding sequence ATGCAACACGTGTCTCGCTATCATCCGCTGCTGGTGACCCTGCATTGGCTGCTTGCCTTGCTGATCATCGCGGCGCTGGCCATAGGATTTTTTGGGCTCGCGGCGACGCCCAACTCCGACCCTGGGAAGGTCGACGTCCTGCGGCTCCACATGGCCGGCGGAATGCTGATCCTCGCCTTGATGGTCATCCGCTTCATCGTGCGCATGCGGACCGCGAGGCCGGCGCGGGCGACGACAGGTCATCGCAGCCTCGACCGGATCGCGCCGATCTCCCATTACGGGTTTTACGTCCTGGTCGGCCTGATGGTGGGGACCGGCTATACGACGGGGATTCTTGCCGGGCTCCCGGAGATCGTGTTCGGTCGCTCAGGCGCCCCGCTGCCACAGAGCTTCATGATTTATCCGACCTTCGTGGCGCACGTCTATATTGCGGCGTTCCTGGTTGGCTTCATCATCCTGCACGTGCTTGCCGCGTTCTACCACCAATTCGTCAGAAAAGACGGACTGTTCCGGCGGATGTTCTTCGGGCCTCGTGTGTCAGATCCCGCGGCTCCGGCGGAATAA
- a CDS encoding transcriptional regulator, XRE family with cupin sensor (manually curated), translated as MAILIDESSTQIARRLRLERDMRGWSLADLGERSGVSKATISKIEREEVSPTAVILVRLAGAFDLTLAGLLLRAEGEGKRLSRAAEQPVWRDPGTGYLRKQVFSRPDHPLEVVQVELPAGQRVVFPASSYAHIRQAVWVQTGDLVIIEGGDRHLLSAGDCLGLGAPSEVTLGNETARPCTYLVVLARS; from the coding sequence ATGGCTATTTTAATAGATGAATCGAGCACCCAGATCGCTCGCCGCCTACGCCTCGAGCGCGACATGCGGGGCTGGTCCCTGGCGGATCTGGGAGAACGCTCGGGCGTTTCCAAGGCGACGATCAGCAAGATCGAACGCGAGGAGGTGAGCCCAACCGCCGTGATCCTGGTGCGACTGGCCGGCGCATTCGATCTGACCCTTGCGGGCCTGCTGCTGCGGGCGGAGGGCGAGGGGAAACGGCTGTCCCGGGCCGCCGAACAGCCGGTCTGGCGCGACCCCGGGACAGGCTATCTGCGGAAGCAGGTGTTCAGCCGGCCCGATCATCCCTTGGAGGTCGTCCAGGTCGAGCTGCCGGCCGGACAACGGGTCGTGTTTCCGGCATCGTCCTATGCGCATATCCGTCAGGCCGTTTGGGTGCAGACGGGCGATCTCGTCATCATCGAGGGCGGTGACCGGCATCTCTTGAGCGCCGGCGACTGTCTGGGATTGGGCGCGCCATCCGAGGTGACCCTTGGCAACGAAACCGCCAGACCCTGCACCTATCTCGTCGTCCTCGCTCGGAGCTAG
- a CDS encoding RNA polymerase sigma-70 factor, ECF subfamily, whose product MSRANAAGILRERKDLREGDAQARSTADAVARRSYGKLVAFLVARTRDVAQAEDALSEAFASALADWPLNGLPANPEAWLLTVARRKMIDSARRRRSGEVATAQLQVLAEVLDAAAAGAEIPDHRLALMFACAHPAIEAGIRAPLILQVVLGLDAKIIASAFLASPAAMGKRLVRAKDKIRQAGIPFSVPERAELPDRLDTVLDAIYAAFAEGWTDPGGTDVARRDLTDEAMFLARLVSELLPEEPEALGLLALMLHAQARRRARRKTDGEYVPLAEQDPALWDPQMIVEAEALLRRASALGAIGRYQLEGALQSAHVHRCRTGNANWAQVVQLYDALLALAGSPVVAINRALAIAEMHGAATALEAMREVAADARLAEYQPYWAARAELLGKTGAYGEARRAYEIAIGLERDPAVRRFLQRRQSALPA is encoded by the coding sequence ATGTCTCGCGCGAACGCGGCGGGCATCCTGCGTGAACGCAAGGATTTACGCGAAGGCGACGCGCAGGCGCGCAGTACCGCTGATGCGGTCGCGCGTCGCAGCTACGGCAAGCTCGTCGCCTTTCTCGTGGCCCGGACGCGGGATGTGGCTCAAGCCGAAGACGCGTTGTCGGAGGCCTTCGCTTCGGCGCTGGCGGATTGGCCGCTGAACGGCCTCCCGGCGAACCCGGAAGCCTGGCTTTTGACCGTCGCCCGCCGCAAGATGATCGACAGCGCCCGACGCCGCCGCAGCGGCGAGGTTGCGACCGCGCAGTTGCAGGTCCTCGCCGAGGTGCTGGACGCCGCGGCGGCGGGCGCGGAAATCCCCGACCACCGTCTCGCGCTGATGTTCGCCTGCGCACATCCGGCCATCGAGGCCGGCATCCGGGCGCCGTTGATCCTGCAGGTGGTGCTGGGGCTCGATGCGAAGATCATCGCCTCGGCGTTCCTCGCCTCCCCGGCCGCCATGGGCAAGCGGCTCGTTCGGGCCAAGGACAAGATCCGGCAGGCCGGCATCCCGTTCAGCGTCCCTGAGCGCGCGGAACTTCCCGACCGGCTCGACACCGTGCTGGACGCCATCTACGCCGCCTTCGCGGAAGGCTGGACCGATCCTGGCGGCACCGATGTCGCCCGCCGCGATCTCACGGACGAAGCCATGTTTCTGGCGAGGCTCGTGAGCGAATTGCTGCCGGAGGAACCGGAGGCGCTGGGCCTGCTGGCGCTCATGCTCCACGCGCAAGCCCGACGTCGCGCCCGCCGCAAGACCGATGGCGAATACGTGCCGCTGGCCGAGCAGGATCCGGCGTTGTGGGATCCGCAAATGATCGTCGAAGCCGAGGCGTTGCTCCGGCGCGCCAGCGCGCTTGGCGCCATTGGCCGCTATCAGCTGGAGGGCGCATTGCAATCGGCGCATGTTCATCGCTGCCGCACGGGCAACGCCAATTGGGCGCAGGTAGTGCAGCTCTATGACGCATTGCTGGCGCTCGCCGGCTCACCCGTGGTCGCGATCAATCGCGCCCTGGCGATCGCGGAAATGCACGGTGCCGCCACCGCACTCGAGGCGATGCGCGAAGTCGCCGCCGATGCACGGCTCGCCGAATACCAACCCTACTGGGCCGCGCGCGCGGAGCTGCTGGGGAAGACCGGCGCGTATGGCGAAGCGAGGCGCGCCTATGAGATTGCCATCGGCCTCGAGCGCGACCCCGCGGTCCGCCGCTTCCTGCAGCGGCGTCAATCGGCCCTGCCGGCTTGA